The following proteins are encoded in a genomic region of Acetobacter oryzoeni:
- a CDS encoding AAA family ATPase: MILTDIQLECVRRFTSPVRLEGLGKGLNVLAAPNEAGKSTLLMALRAALTLRHGSKAQPVKEMQPYGGGAPHIGVGFEWSGKPCWLEKRFMKGAFARLDLGQERFDGDTAEERLNALLELEKNGRTEATGLWNALLVRQGESFVAPVLNNAGRSSIQNCLEQGVQEVTGIAAAGALLERVKARLGQLQTAATGRPTGRYKQLLDDQAQAAENLKHLHAKRKALEEDLVLLEQTRRMLREQENPERQKQEEQELHKLREERDRLRNLDAEEKAAQARKAAAVQQFQNIRDEEERRKEYRAECARLEQLIAASKQELAELAEHEKAANLRYQAAQAECQKAVQQHQVRRAVLHHVMQQREVQHMEAALLRQRENLKHVQESFAQIEQAQAAFDALPMDEAKIQRLRKAAQKVATLEQQLQAQATVLEMDLLPQAQQRVVLNGKACASGKSLLHAPAEIQIEGIGRFIITPSVGGDTVELQQALQTAQAALTDLLQQAACLNVEDAEQQYEKRCLAERQLKEAKAVFAATVPNKKGVNPDQVLLELRHVLAKEEAAYTQKKQTLTQNLASQIGSVDEYALNRLPEEAVQQEQEAAVAVERAREKERDTQQVFITAKAALDKANAAQQQQEAGLARVQRELALWQEREPDAALAQRKQLCQQEQDAAQAAVEHCEHARQKERPLAVVESGIQRREQAQKTDGETIARLREDIRERETRVRGAEGEGLDERIAEADRLQQRLNMEVAACTRDRSALVLLDQVLSKAEQEQTARYMGPLVKTMQPAFSALFPGAELEMDADFGVAALSRNQREDVVDLSDGTREQIAVLVRLGFAEMLHGRGVPAILVLDDALTFADPMRLERLFDVMAEAATRFQILIFTCHAQLFAPLRGRMLSLRPQESFTSPR, from the coding sequence GTGATTCTGACAGATATCCAGCTTGAATGTGTGCGTCGGTTTACCTCTCCAGTGCGTCTGGAAGGTTTGGGCAAAGGGCTGAATGTGCTGGCTGCCCCGAATGAAGCCGGTAAATCCACTTTGCTGATGGCCCTGCGCGCTGCGCTAACCCTGCGTCATGGTTCCAAAGCTCAGCCTGTTAAAGAGATGCAGCCCTATGGCGGAGGTGCGCCCCATATTGGTGTGGGGTTTGAATGGAGCGGTAAGCCTTGTTGGTTGGAAAAACGCTTCATGAAAGGTGCTTTTGCGCGCCTTGATTTGGGGCAGGAACGTTTTGATGGAGACACGGCAGAAGAACGTCTGAACGCGCTGTTAGAACTGGAGAAAAACGGCAGAACTGAAGCAACGGGTTTGTGGAATGCCCTTTTGGTGCGCCAAGGGGAGAGTTTTGTTGCTCCGGTTTTAAACAACGCGGGCCGTTCGAGTATTCAGAATTGTCTGGAGCAAGGTGTTCAGGAAGTAACGGGCATTGCTGCTGCGGGGGCGTTGCTAGAGCGTGTAAAGGCGCGGTTGGGGCAGTTGCAAACAGCCGCGACCGGCAGACCGACAGGGCGTTATAAGCAACTTCTGGATGATCAGGCCCAAGCTGCGGAAAATCTGAAACATCTTCACGCCAAGCGTAAGGCGCTGGAAGAAGATCTGGTTCTGCTTGAGCAAACCCGCCGCATGTTGCGTGAGCAGGAAAACCCAGAACGGCAAAAGCAGGAAGAGCAGGAACTGCATAAGCTGCGTGAAGAGCGTGACCGCCTGCGCAATTTGGATGCAGAAGAAAAAGCTGCTCAAGCCAGAAAAGCCGCAGCGGTGCAGCAGTTCCAGAATATTCGGGATGAAGAGGAACGGCGAAAAGAATACCGGGCCGAATGTGCCCGGCTGGAGCAGTTGATTGCAGCCAGTAAGCAAGAGCTTGCAGAACTGGCAGAGCACGAAAAAGCTGCCAATCTGCGGTATCAGGCTGCACAGGCTGAATGCCAGAAGGCCGTGCAGCAGCATCAGGTGCGGCGTGCTGTTTTGCACCATGTCATGCAGCAGCGCGAAGTGCAGCACATGGAAGCAGCGCTTTTACGCCAGCGTGAAAATTTAAAGCATGTGCAGGAAAGCTTTGCCCAAATAGAGCAGGCACAGGCAGCGTTTGATGCGTTGCCTATGGATGAGGCCAAAATTCAGCGCCTGCGTAAGGCAGCCCAAAAAGTGGCAACGTTGGAGCAACAGTTGCAAGCGCAGGCAACTGTGTTGGAGATGGATTTGCTGCCACAAGCGCAGCAGCGTGTTGTGTTGAATGGCAAAGCCTGCGCATCGGGTAAAAGCCTGTTACATGCTCCTGCAGAAATTCAGATAGAAGGCATCGGCCGGTTTATTATTACCCCTTCCGTTGGCGGGGATACGGTTGAATTGCAGCAGGCGTTACAGACAGCTCAAGCTGCATTAACCGATCTTTTGCAACAGGCTGCATGCCTGAATGTAGAAGATGCCGAACAACAGTATGAAAAGCGCTGTTTGGCAGAACGTCAGCTTAAGGAAGCCAAAGCCGTTTTTGCCGCCACGGTGCCCAATAAAAAGGGCGTAAACCCGGATCAGGTTTTGCTGGAATTGCGGCATGTTCTGGCGAAGGAGGAAGCCGCTTACACGCAGAAAAAACAGACGCTGACGCAAAATCTGGCCAGCCAGATTGGAAGTGTTGATGAGTATGCCCTCAACCGCCTGCCAGAGGAAGCCGTACAGCAAGAGCAGGAAGCGGCAGTAGCAGTAGAGCGCGCCAGAGAAAAAGAGCGCGATACGCAACAGGTGTTTATAACGGCCAAAGCTGCATTGGATAAAGCCAATGCAGCCCAACAGCAGCAGGAAGCCGGGCTGGCCCGTGTGCAGCGAGAGTTGGCACTTTGGCAGGAGCGTGAGCCAGATGCGGCACTGGCCCAACGTAAGCAGCTATGCCAGCAGGAGCAGGACGCCGCACAGGCAGCCGTGGAGCATTGTGAGCACGCACGCCAAAAAGAACGGCCTTTGGCTGTGGTGGAAAGCGGTATTCAGCGGCGCGAACAGGCCCAGAAAACAGACGGAGAAACTATAGCCCGCCTGCGTGAAGATATACGTGAGCGCGAAACCCGTGTGCGTGGCGCAGAAGGTGAAGGGCTGGATGAACGTATAGCCGAGGCAGATCGGCTCCAGCAGCGCCTGAATATGGAAGTGGCTGCCTGCACGCGGGATAGGTCTGCCCTTGTTTTGCTAGATCAGGTTTTAAGCAAGGCAGAGCAAGAGCAAACAGCACGCTATATGGGGCCACTGGTAAAAACCATGCAGCCCGCATTTTCAGCATTGTTTCCCGGTGCTGAACTGGAAATGGATGCAGATTTCGGGGTGGCTGCTCTTTCACGCAATCAGCGCGAAGATGTGGTGGATCTTTCTGATGGTACGCGCGAGCAGATAGCTGTTCTGGTGCGTCTGGGCTTTGCTGAAATGCTGCATGGGCGCGG
- a CDS encoding metallophosphoesterase family protein: MKFIHTSDWQIGKTFSFADDDTLGALQAARVDVVRNIGTLARQEGASCVLVAGDIYEHETPERRTLHQPMERMRQFPDVQWHLIPGNHDADTPEGVWARLRREDAVPDNVHLHTCPQAVEIDKAHNAWLLPAVLKRRHTLSDLTDYMNDEVTPPDALRIGLAHGSVVGFSNGQEAEHNPIALDRAKQAGLAYLGLGDWHGFCQIDARTCYSGTPETDRFVTGGAGGGETLVVTVDGPCAQPVISRHRTGKYIWRKLEDIVLTNDEDIEALEARVRGINPDNPSVVMAWLEVSGLLGVDDLRKYESVILTRLQSAVACLRITGAPQLAAGAQDLERLDASATVKVAAQELLQMVEQGGEEGVVAREALQRLFLFWHEVEGGAA, encoded by the coding sequence ATGAAATTTATTCACACATCAGACTGGCAGATCGGCAAGACATTCAGTTTTGCAGATGATGATACCTTGGGCGCGCTACAGGCCGCACGTGTAGATGTTGTGCGTAATATTGGCACACTGGCCCGGCAGGAAGGTGCAAGTTGTGTGCTGGTGGCGGGTGATATTTATGAACACGAAACGCCAGAAAGGCGCACATTGCACCAGCCTATGGAGCGGATGCGGCAGTTCCCCGATGTGCAGTGGCATCTTATTCCCGGTAACCATGATGCAGATACGCCAGAAGGTGTGTGGGCACGTTTAAGGCGAGAAGATGCTGTGCCGGATAATGTGCATCTGCACACATGCCCGCAGGCGGTAGAGATAGATAAAGCCCATAATGCGTGGTTGTTGCCTGCCGTGCTCAAGCGCCGCCATACGCTTTCTGATCTCACAGATTACATGAATGATGAGGTAACGCCGCCAGATGCCTTGCGCATTGGGTTGGCGCATGGGTCTGTTGTGGGGTTTAGCAATGGGCAAGAGGCTGAGCATAATCCTATTGCGCTGGATCGGGCCAAACAGGCCGGGCTTGCCTATCTGGGGTTAGGGGACTGGCACGGCTTTTGCCAGATTGATGCCCGCACCTGCTATTCGGGCACTCCAGAAACAGATCGCTTTGTAACAGGTGGTGCAGGCGGTGGGGAAACACTGGTGGTAACAGTGGATGGCCCATGTGCGCAGCCCGTTATCTCCCGGCATCGCACGGGTAAATATATCTGGCGCAAGCTGGAAGACATTGTGCTGACCAATGATGAAGATATTGAAGCCCTGGAAGCGCGTGTAAGAGGCATAAACCCTGATAACCCCAGCGTTGTTATGGCATGGCTAGAAGTTTCTGGCCTGCTGGGTGTGGATGATTTGCGTAAATACGAAAGCGTTATTCTCACGCGCTTACAAAGTGCCGTGGCGTGTTTGCGCATAACCGGCGCACCTCAACTGGCCGCAGGAGCGCAGGATCTGGAGCGACTTGATGCCTCAGCAACCGTAAAAGTGGCTGCACAGGAACTGTTGCAGATGGTGGAGCAAGGGGGCGAGGAAGGTGTTGTGGCAAGGGAAGCCCTGCAAAGGCTGTTCCTGTTCTGGCATGAAGTAGAAGGTGGCGCAGCGTGA